In Lodderomyces elongisporus chromosome 2, complete sequence, the following proteins share a genomic window:
- the TGL2 gene encoding lipase 2 has protein sequence MKGSTRLFFRLSQPILKNEDYITSKYRHLKSEYKTPKYPLVLCHGFSGFDKLTLFAKPQLAFDQAISAAEQLKKSSEEKRREKEHNQAQSLISLSYWRGIQEALENLGSTVFIAKVPAFGDIKSRAISLDKFITKQCKILRESESKKSIYNDEKHKNEADPRTFKQKNQPIKINLISHSMGGLDCRYLISKVHRKDEIYRIVSLTTISTPHHGSEVADFIVDQVGQNSVLEQICPRSIYELTTKKMKEFNKDVVDVPNVKYFSFGAKFNPRWYNLFNVTWLIMKHEIEKNASKKALKEDKTRANNCIDKNKLIDNDGLVSVESSKWGQYIGTLDNVDHLDLINWTNQARLEFDKLMWAQDPPFNPIALYLDIADKLAHRGL, from the coding sequence ATGAAGGGTTCAACTAGGCTTTTTTTTCGCTTAAGCCAGcccattttgaaaaatgaagattATATTACCTCGAAATATAGACACTTGAAATCTGAATACAAAACTCCCAAATATCCACTCGTTTTGTGCCACGGGTTCTCTGGGTTTGATAAATTGACACTTTTTGCCAAACCACAATTGGCTTTTGATCAAGCTATTCTGGCAGCAGAGCAGTTGAAGAAATCCAGCGaggagaagagaagagaaaaggagCATAATCAGGCTCAGCTGTTGATCTCATTGAGTTATTGGCGTGGTATTCAGGAGGCATTGGAGAATCTAGGGTCCACTGTTTTCATAGCAAAAGTTCCTGCATTTGGAGATATCAAAAGCCGAGCAATAAGTTTAGACAAGTTTATCACTAAGCAATGTAAGATACTTCGTGAGTCCGAGTCAAAGAAAAGTATTTATAATGACGAGAAACACAAGAACGAAGCTGATCCAAGAACATTTAAGCAGAAAAATCAACCTATAAAGATTAATCTCATAAGCCATTCAATGGGAGGTCTCGATTGTCGATACCTTATATCCAAGGTGCATCGCAAAGATGAAATATATAGAATTGTTTCACTAACTACAATTTCAACTCCACACCATGGTTCAGAAGTTGCTGATTTTATAGTTGACCAAGTGGGCCAGAATTCCGTTCTCGAACAGATATGCCCGAGATCGATATACGAATTAACgacaaaaaagatgaaggaaTTTAACAAGGATGTAGTGGATGTCCCCAATGTGAagtatttttcatttggaGCTAAATTCAACCCCCGATGGTATAATTTATTTAACGTTACATGGCTTATTATGAAACacgaaattgaaaagaatgcTTCCAAAAAGGCATTAAAAGAAGACAAgacacgagcaaacaattgTATTGACAAGAACAAGTTGATTGATAATGATGGTTTGGTAAGCGTGGAGAGCTCCAAATGGGGGCAATATATTGGTACTTTGGATAACGTTGATCATCTAGATTTGATAAACTGGACAAATCAGGCGAGGTTGGAATTCGACAAACTTATGTGGGCACAGGACCCTCCGTTCAACCCAATTGCTTTGTACTTGGACATTGCAGATAAACTTGCTCATAGAGGTTTATAG
- the SIP3 gene encoding SNF1-interacting protein: MTLKHQHHLPVSSDLRTAMKEDQQSSLQSHEAGNLQKQMANTRSNGNEQKIKIPAKAQAQAHPEKRTQANTQAPTQAPTQAPTQAPTQAPTQAPTQARIQKQTRQPKGQFKLISVSFKEAALDSPSFRASVNHMDNQLNNIEQWLIALSSSIKKLPRYLQEVESFCNSFLEHLAPGFLQDGFIDQEYTVEALHATILGLKTIWGRSLNAFSINPQILDEMSEFRKSRVVKYRELRRRFELCQIKYDKYLSIFVSSSKSKDAVMVVEDAKQLHQVRKEYIHISLDLVVELQDIGSSLDRLLVTLNYKLWEKKWSQFANSASSDVLREHWEKVQQVQSWCESYTVAIGKLRHDMTHARLQVEEGANVQFQPSLAPSDYSSSSINYRSLAEIDETGFEKHGYLFMKSWVERSSKPVWVRRWCFLKNGVFGILVLSPSQTSVEESDKIGILLCNVQYSPNEDRRFCFEIKTSELTITLQAETLIELKSWLKVFQNERDRVTAAAPDSSLFQIASNRFPPILNEFASGVNTAMDRELSNIRIINSAGQAITSSSLTRYVEKFGTIYERHLYYQIPKVNPPIMTDSTKSATIAYSCVAATVLPTALTANIWGSVNWGLYYLYDSEKQFAAEKLETVIDYEMVKYQEDHLGSSTIYPSFFPQNLIPLDIQMRALFENVLQPGEYCVMSFGCIWAPNSRQELAGRCFLTTNHAYLYNQALGFVALYKGLISRLVSVDFVAQRNFDLLKVYDVDGVIKLKLFSEDVKLIKKKMTYLIDNMASDQPKNLRAVLAAFVEIERETKREEEDQKILRKINDLSKQLSSKNLSHDRFAFTGDTSSIVPSLNSGALARKIDYTDHYSLLREDIYPIPPKAVFHAMLGDDSAVFKDETALTKLGYFFKKPWRSSELNGHLYRQATIPVSYGGISSRLHFEQEIEVMDDNSYYTFTHSISEVEFFIGSPFKLTQRFVIVSISGKRTKLLCFFRVDFKRYSIWNPLVRIVVNQISIDQFRKVNKMMKYVVKSVGHHGMIVKAIYLYGKLSHTKETETVEPIPLIRFGMLFSVQLLSAKITKTLKHYARLWLLAVLTAIRYFVKFISTNFVLIGIIVCLSILNLMLAGKSTINYWTAHKASKLIHDYVSQDPLMLQRAVYSRDIQDYIQSSINSYFSPETKTVARNLRNAYQDIGIKRHELLVQLKLLDKMEKEISMAEYTNWLYAEVQQCDYIQESILSQFSGNNPRGDWTESSTGQSNRGVENILEYCQDCRAVLKGLI, encoded by the exons ATGACCCTCAAACATCAGCATCATCTTCCAGTGAGTTCGGATCTTCGAACCGCAATGAAAGAAGATCAGCAATCACTGTTGCAACTGCATGAAGCTGGgaatttgcaaaaacagATGGCCAATACTCGAAGCAATGGCAATGAgcagaaaataaagattcCAGCAAAAGCTCAAGCACAAGCTCACCCTGAAAAACGGACACAAGCTAATACACAAGCTCCAACACAAGCTCCAACACAAGCTCCGACACAAGCTCCAACACAAGCTCCGACACAAGCTCCAACACAAGCACGTATACAGAAGCAAACGAGGCAACCAAAAGGTCAATTTAAACTCATATCTGTGAGTTTTAAAGAAGCGGCTTTAGACAGTCCAAGCTTCCGAGCCTCTGTAAATCATATGGATAACCAGTTGAACAATATTGAGCAATGGCTTATAGCCTTGAGTTCGTCCATAAAAAAGCTTCCAAGATATTTGCAAGAGGTGGAGTCTTTTTGCAACTCTTTTTTGGAACATTTGGCACCTGGGTTTTTACAAGACGGATTTATTGATCAGGAGTATACAGTGGAGGCGCTTCATGCGACTATCTTGGGACTAAAAACTATATGGGGACGAAGTTTAAACGCATTTTCTATCAATCCACAAATATTGGATGAAATGAGCGAGTTCCGCAAGTCCAGAGTAGTCAAATATAGAGAGCTTCGTCGAAGATTTGAATTGTGCCAAATTAAGTACGACAAGTACTTGAGCATATTCGTTAGTTCATCTAAATCAAAAGATGCAGTTATGGTGGTTGAGGATGCAAAGCAACTACACCAAGTGAGAAAAGAGTACATACATATCAGTTTGGACTTGGTTGTTGAGCTTCAAGATATAGGGAGCAGTTTGGATCGTCTTTTGGTTACATTAAATTACAAATTAtgggaaaagaaatggaGCCAGTTTGCCAACAGTGCTAGCTCAGATGTCTTGCGCGAACATTGGGAGAAAGTGCAACAAGTTCAGTCATGGTGTGAGTCTTATACTGTTGCAATTGGGAAGTTGAGACACGATATGACGCATGCAAGATTGCaagtagaagaaggagCCAACGTACAGTTTCAGCCTTCGCTTGCTCCGCTGGACTATCTGTCAAGCTCGATAAACTACAGGTCGTTGGCCGAAATTGACGAGACGGGTTTTGAGAAGCATGGGTATCTATTTATGAAATCTTGGGTCGAAAGGTCTTCAAAACCAGTTTGGGTGAGAAGGTGGTGCTTTCTCAAAAATGGAGTATTTGGAATACTTGTTCTCTCTCCCTCACAAACAAGTGTAGAGGAGAGTGACAAAATTGGTATCCTCTTGTGCAATGTGCAATATTCACCGAATGAAGATCGAAGGTTTTGCtttgaaatcaaaacaaGTGAATTGACTATAACTTTGCAGGCCGAAACCTTAATTGAGCTCAAATCGTGGCTTAAAGTATTTCAGAATGAACGTGACCGTGTGACGGCAGCGGCTCCGGATAGTAGCTTGTTTCAAATTGCATCGAATAGGTTTCCTCCTATTCTTAACGAGTTTGCTTCAGGTGTAAATACGGCAATGGATCGCGAACTTTCGAATATTCGAATAATCAATTCAGCTGGACAAGCCATAACATCAAGCTCCTTAACACGGTATGTGGAGAAATTTGGGACCATATACGAGCGGCATTTGTACTATCAAATCCCCAAAGTCAATCCACCCATCATGACAGATAGCACAAAATCAGCAACTATAGCATATAGTTGTGTTGCGGCAACTGTATTGCCCACGGCATTAACAGCAAATATCTGGGGATCTGTAAACTGGGGGTTATATTATTTGTACGACTCCGAAAAACAGTTTGCAGCTGAGAAATTAGAGACCGTTATTGATTACGAAATGGTAAAATATCAAGAGGACCATTTAGGACTGAGCACCATATacccttcttttttcccgCAAAACTTGATACCATTAGACATCCAGATGCGTGctttatttgaaaatgtacTACAACCAGGTGAATATTGTGTGATGTCGTTTGGGTGTATATGGGCACCAAATTCGAGACAAGAACTAGCAGGAAGGTGTTTTCTTACTACCAATCATGCTTACCTTTATAACCAAGCCCTTGGGTTTGTTGCATTGTACAAAGGATTAATTAGCCGATTAGTTtctgttgattttgttgcACAGAGAAATTTTGACCTCCTCAAAGTTTACGATGTCGATGGAGTAATAAAACTCAAGCTATTCCTGGAGGATGTGAAActaatcaaaaaaaagatgactTATTTGATTGACAACATGGCTAGTGACCaaccaaaaaatttgaGAGCGGTTCTTGCTgcatttgttgaaattgaaagagaGACTAAacgagaagaagaggatcAGAAAATCTTACGTAAAATCAATGATTTGTCGAAGCAGTTGTCGTCGAAAAACCTATCACATGACAGATTTGCATTCACCGGAGACACTTCTTCGATTGTGCCATCTTTAAATAGTGGTGCATTGGCTAGAAAAATTGATTACACGGACCATTACTCCTTATTGCGTGAGGATATTTATCCGATCCCTCCAAAAGCTGTATTTCATGCCATGCTAGGTGACGATTCCGCTGTTTTCAAAGATGAAACTGCTCTTACAAAATTGgggtatttttttaaaaagcCATGGAGAAGCAGTGAGCTTAATGGCCATCTTTATAGACAAGCAACTATACCGGTATCATATGGAGGTATATCCAGTCGTTTACACTTTGAGCAAGAGATTGAGGTTATGGATGACAATTCGTACTACACATTTACCCATTCCATTTCGGAGgttgaattttttattgGTTCGCCTTTTAAACTTACTCAAAGATTTGTAATTGTTAGCATCTCCGGTAAGAGAACAAAATTATTATGTTTTTTCCGAGTCGATTTCAAACGATATTCGATATGGAATCCTTTAGTGCGCATTGTGGTGAATCAGATCAGCATTGACCAATTTCGCAAGGTGAATAAGATGATGAAATATGTTGTGAAATCAGTGGGGCATCATGGTATGATTGTGAAAGCTATTTATTTGTACGGAAAACTCAGCCatacaaaagaaactgaGACAGTTGAGCCAATACCATTGATCCGCTTTGGAATGCTATTTAGTGTTCAGTTGCTCAGTGCCAAGATTACCAAAACATTGAAGCACTATGCACGCTTGTGGTTACTAGCTGTATTAACCGCTATCAGATACTTTGTCAAATTTATTAGtacaaattttgttttgatagGCATTATCGTTTGTCTTTCTATTCTTAACTTGATGCTTGCTGGCAAGTCAACCATAAATTATTGGACGGCACACAAAGCTAGCAAGTTGATTCACGATTATGTATCGCAGGATCCATTGATGCTCCAACGTGCTGTGTACTCACGCGATATACAAGATTACATTCAATCGAGCAT AAACAGTTATTTCAGTCCTGAAACTAAAACCGTTGCCCGAAACCTCCGAAACGCATACCAAGATATTGGTATTAAACGACACGAATTATTGGTGCAGTTGAAACTATTGGACAAGATGGAGAAAGAGATCAGTATGGCCGAGTATACAAACTGGTTGTATGCTGAAGTGCAACAATGCGACTACATTCAGGAAAGTATATTGAGCCAGTTTTCAGGAAACAACCCAAGGGGCGATTGGACTGAATCTAGTACAGGTCAATCAAATCGTGGTGTTGAAAATATTTTGGAGTATTGTCAAGATTGTAGAGCAGTCCTCAAAGGATTGATTTAG